A window of the Lysinibacillus irui genome harbors these coding sequences:
- the menB gene encoding 1,4-dihydroxy-2-naphthoyl-CoA synthase, whose product MTRQWTTLHTYEDIKYEFYNGIAKITINRPEVRNAFRPKTVMEMIDAFSRARDDKNIGVIILTGEGEHAFCSGGDQKVRGHGGYVGEDEIPRLNVLDLQRLIRVIPKPVVAMVAGYAIGGGHVLHVVCDLTIAADNARFGQTGPKVGSFDAGYGSGYLARIIGHKKAREIWYLCRQYDAQQALDMGLVNTVVPYEQLEDETVQWCEEMLQMSPTALRFLKAAMNADTDGLAGLQQMAGDATLLYYTTDEAKEGRDAFKEKRQPDFGQFPRFP is encoded by the coding sequence ATGACACGTCAATGGACTACATTACATACTTATGAAGACATAAAGTATGAGTTCTATAACGGAATCGCAAAAATTACGATTAACCGTCCAGAAGTGCGTAACGCATTCCGTCCTAAAACGGTTATGGAAATGATTGACGCATTTTCACGAGCACGCGATGACAAAAATATCGGTGTAATTATTTTAACAGGTGAAGGCGAACATGCTTTCTGCTCAGGCGGAGACCAAAAAGTTCGCGGTCATGGTGGCTATGTAGGAGAAGATGAAATTCCACGTCTAAACGTTCTTGATTTACAACGTTTAATCCGTGTAATTCCAAAACCTGTAGTAGCGATGGTAGCTGGCTATGCAATTGGTGGAGGTCACGTTTTACATGTTGTCTGTGACTTAACAATTGCTGCTGACAATGCTCGCTTTGGACAAACTGGACCAAAAGTAGGTTCATTCGATGCTGGTTATGGCTCAGGCTATCTTGCTCGTATTATTGGACATAAAAAGGCACGTGAAATTTGGTACCTTTGCCGTCAATACGATGCACAACAAGCACTTGATATGGGCTTAGTCAATACAGTTGTTCCTTATGAGCAATTAGAAGATGAAACAGTTCAATGGTGTGAAGAAATGCTACAAATGTCACCAACTGCACTACGCTTCTTAAAAGCAGCGATGAATGCAGATACAGACGGCTTAGCAGGTCTTCAACAAATGGCTGGAGATGCTACACTTCTTTACTACACAACAGATGAAGCAAAAGAAGGTCGCGACGCTTTCAAAGAAAAACGTCAACCAGATTTCGGTCAATTCCCAAGATTCCCTTGA
- a CDS encoding AroM family protein, whose product MKHSNIAVVTIGQAPRKDMAKDIQQLRESGLHVQEYGVLDLLSSDEIARLSPAIKDTDVLVTLLANGEQVKLSKQKLMPYIQQCISKLHEFTWVLLMCTGDFTNKLSSNNLLLPDRMMTNLVKGLHTELTLGLIGPEPEQQHTVADKWQKAQFNVMFSASSPYHFNARHLLAKARLLEDKGADLLILDCMGYSSTMKNTIKDQLSIPIIVPREAVFTILKAIS is encoded by the coding sequence TTGAAACATTCAAACATTGCCGTTGTCACAATTGGTCAAGCCCCTCGCAAAGATATGGCTAAAGATATTCAGCAATTAAGAGAATCCGGTCTCCATGTTCAAGAATACGGTGTACTTGATTTACTCTCTTCCGATGAAATTGCTAGGCTATCACCAGCTATTAAAGACACAGATGTTTTAGTGACACTTCTAGCAAATGGTGAGCAAGTAAAGTTAAGTAAACAAAAGCTTATGCCCTATATTCAGCAATGCATTAGTAAGCTACACGAATTCACTTGGGTATTACTTATGTGTACTGGAGACTTTACGAATAAGCTTTCTTCTAACAATCTATTACTTCCTGATCGTATGATGACAAATTTAGTAAAAGGGTTACATACAGAATTAACACTTGGCTTAATAGGTCCTGAGCCTGAACAACAACATACTGTTGCTGACAAATGGCAAAAAGCACAGTTCAATGTAATGTTTTCAGCAAGCTCCCCCTACCACTTCAATGCTCGACATCTATTAGCAAAAGCACGACTATTAGAAGATAAGGGAGCCGATTTGCTTATTCTTGATTGTATGGGTTATTCTTCAACAATGAAAAATACTATTAAAGATCAACTTTCTATACCTATCATTGTGCCGAGAGAAGCGGTTTTTACCATATTAAAAGCCATTAGTTAA
- a CDS encoding amidohydrolase, with amino-acid sequence MIIYHHAKIFTVDEQNNIFEQLWIEDGRIVYVGPAKDTPPDAELIDLQGAYVTPGLIDIHAHVGTWAEVTEDINDANEYSEPFTPLMHALDSVDIRHFSFQHALEGGVTTVQTGPGSANVIGGIWSILKTAGPTLASRVLIERSGLKGALGENPKNVFGNQYKRKPMTRMAIAQLLRDGFQRASRLNEQEQTDQINHNTELRPFIEVLQGDMPLRIHCHRADDIMTAIRIAKEFNVELHLEHCTEGHLIVDAVKKSGFHATLGPYMLTPSKYETRHSTPAIAAIFKEHNIPFAIMTDHPFVPIQYLKYCATEAIRYGLDEETAIKSITINAAKLVQLDHRIGSLEAGKDADFVVWSHPIFETEAKVLQTYVNGKKYYEAE; translated from the coding sequence ATGATTATTTATCACCATGCAAAAATTTTCACAGTCGATGAACAAAATAATATTTTTGAACAGTTATGGATTGAGGATGGGCGAATTGTTTATGTTGGTCCAGCGAAGGATACTCCTCCCGATGCTGAATTAATTGATCTACAAGGAGCATATGTTACTCCTGGATTAATTGACATTCATGCTCATGTCGGAACATGGGCAGAAGTAACCGAAGATATTAATGATGCCAATGAATATAGTGAGCCCTTTACACCACTTATGCATGCTTTAGATAGTGTAGATATTCGGCACTTTTCTTTTCAGCATGCGCTGGAAGGTGGCGTGACAACTGTGCAAACTGGGCCAGGCAGTGCTAATGTTATCGGAGGCATTTGGAGCATCCTTAAAACAGCAGGACCTACCCTCGCCTCCCGTGTTCTTATAGAGCGAAGTGGATTAAAAGGAGCATTAGGTGAAAATCCTAAAAATGTCTTTGGCAATCAATATAAAAGAAAGCCAATGACGCGAATGGCTATTGCCCAGCTTTTACGAGATGGTTTCCAACGTGCGAGTCGCTTGAATGAACAAGAACAAACGGATCAAATCAACCACAACACAGAGTTACGCCCATTTATTGAGGTGCTACAGGGTGACATGCCCCTTCGCATTCACTGCCACCGTGCAGATGACATTATGACAGCTATACGAATCGCCAAAGAATTTAATGTAGAGCTTCACTTAGAACATTGTACAGAAGGTCATCTTATTGTTGATGCAGTTAAGAAGAGTGGCTTTCATGCAACACTTGGTCCCTATATGCTAACGCCATCTAAATATGAAACACGCCATTCTACACCAGCAATTGCAGCTATTTTTAAAGAGCATAATATACCTTTTGCCATTATGACGGATCATCCGTTTGTACCGATTCAGTATTTAAAATATTGTGCAACAGAAGCCATTCGCTATGGTTTAGATGAAGAAACAGCCATTAAAAGTATTACGATAAATGCTGCTAAGCTTGTACAGCTTGATCACCGAATCGGTAGTCTGGAGGCAGGCAAGGATGCTGATTTTGTTGTTTGGTCACACCCTATTTTTGAAACAGAAGCAAAGGTTTTACAAACTTATGTAAATGGAAAAAAATATTACGAAGCGGAGTGA
- the menH gene encoding 2-succinyl-6-hydroxy-2,4-cyclohexadiene-1-carboxylate synthase, with protein MTNLMIRGLETHIEIWNQNGIHTLVALHGFTGSTATWHNLAQALPNVRVIAIDLIGHGQTAIPQHCQRFSMEEQLQDLEEIFCQLHLENFTLLGYSMGGRIALSYALAYPDRIHQLILESASPGLRTEEERKERCELDEALAQKILTNGLESFVNAWENIPLFSTQHRLPQSVRQVIRAERLSQKKEGLAGSLRGIGTGAQPSNWDRLAQLAVPVLLITGSMDGKFCEIALEMKALLNTVSHMTVNDAGHAIHVENPAEFATIVEEYLT; from the coding sequence ATGACAAATTTAATGATTCGTGGTCTTGAAACGCATATTGAGATATGGAATCAAAATGGGATCCATACACTCGTTGCATTACATGGATTTACGGGAAGCACGGCTACATGGCACAATCTAGCACAGGCCCTACCCAATGTACGCGTCATTGCCATTGATTTAATTGGACATGGACAAACGGCTATTCCACAGCACTGTCAACGTTTCTCCATGGAGGAACAATTACAAGATTTAGAAGAAATATTTTGCCAGCTTCATCTAGAGAACTTTACACTGTTAGGATACTCAATGGGTGGTAGAATTGCTCTATCATATGCCCTGGCTTATCCAGATCGTATTCATCAGCTTATTTTAGAAAGCGCCTCTCCAGGCTTACGTACAGAAGAAGAGCGTAAGGAGCGTTGTGAGCTAGATGAAGCACTGGCACAAAAAATTCTAACAAATGGTTTGGAATCGTTTGTGAATGCATGGGAGAACATACCGCTTTTTAGTACACAGCATCGTCTACCGCAAAGTGTAAGACAGGTCATTCGAGCAGAAAGACTTTCACAGAAGAAAGAGGGACTAGCGGGCAGCTTGAGAGGTATTGGTACAGGAGCTCAACCTTCAAATTGGGATAGATTGGCGCAGTTAGCAGTCCCTGTATTGCTAATTACCGGTTCAATGGATGGGAAATTCTGTGAAATTGCACTAGAAATGAAAGCGCTATTAAATACTGTTAGCCATATGACGGTAAATGACGCTGGACATGCAATTCATGTGGAAAATCCCGCTGAGTTTGCTACAATAGTAGAGGAGTATTTAACGTAA
- a CDS encoding transglutaminase domain-containing protein has protein sequence MRKYIYNVVIILFVLQMSHVQVFANYQEDNVATAHSIETLQSLINKEVMQLSTEFSIRYTGDISEIKDELTEITKTAIQNSYIYTNISSFKWKYDGYNNNIVIEFAFTYHISQTEAAFVEQTLSTITAPMHGLSDIEKLQAAHDFIVLTAEYSKETEGSQYSPYTLLTENKGVCQAYALVLYRMLEMLGFEVQYVPGKVGEQLHAWVLVKLDHEWYHIDVTWDDPLPDRKGEVRYQYFLVSDRQLSQDHTWDYARFPAATSEKYTDIQKETKRQSLTMPLQQSFNQNAGISIIAENRQAVTQLQPTMLVTQKQTEENPVVLHDFNEWPKVVVESLVNHSKAKRKTMLKSTSKLTSIYRTEKRMPQEKYVIIKEVSHLFSGHLLTHLLIVQSFF, from the coding sequence ATGAGGAAATATATATATAATGTTGTCATTATATTATTTGTTCTACAAATGAGTCATGTGCAAGTATTTGCAAACTATCAAGAAGATAATGTAGCAACTGCTCATTCAATTGAAACTCTACAATCTCTCATTAATAAAGAAGTTATGCAGCTCTCTACAGAATTCTCAATACGCTATACTGGTGACATATCCGAGATAAAAGATGAACTAACAGAAATTACGAAAACTGCGATTCAAAACTCTTATATTTATACTAATATTTCTAGTTTTAAATGGAAATACGATGGTTATAACAATAATATTGTCATCGAATTTGCATTTACCTACCATATTTCACAAACAGAGGCAGCTTTTGTTGAGCAAACTTTATCAACCATTACTGCACCTATGCATGGATTAAGTGACATAGAAAAATTACAGGCTGCACATGATTTTATTGTTTTAACAGCAGAATATTCTAAGGAAACAGAAGGAAGTCAATATTCGCCCTACACTTTGCTTACAGAAAATAAGGGAGTTTGTCAGGCGTATGCGTTAGTGTTATATCGAATGCTGGAGATGTTAGGGTTTGAAGTGCAATATGTACCAGGCAAAGTGGGTGAACAGCTTCATGCTTGGGTGCTAGTGAAGCTTGATCATGAGTGGTATCATATTGATGTGACGTGGGATGATCCATTGCCAGATCGTAAGGGTGAAGTACGCTATCAATATTTTTTAGTGTCGGATCGCCAATTATCACAAGACCATACTTGGGACTACGCCCGTTTCCCGGCAGCAACTAGTGAAAAATATACAGATATACAAAAAGAAACGAAAAGACAGAGTTTGACAATGCCTTTACAACAAAGCTTTAATCAAAATGCAGGGATTTCAATAATTGCAGAGAATAGGCAAGCAGTAACACAATTACAGCCTACAATGCTTGTGACACAAAAACAAACAGAGGAAAACCCTGTTGTTCTGCACGATTTTAATGAATGGCCAAAGGTAGTAGTAGAGAGTTTAGTAAATCATTCAAAAGCAAAACGTAAAACGATGCTAAAATCAACAAGTAAGCTAACGTCTATCTATCGTACGGAAAAACGTATGCCACAAGAAAAATACGTCATAATAAAGGAGGTGTCCCATCTATTTTCGGGGCACCTCCTTACTCATTTATTGATCGTTCAAAGCTTTTTCTAA
- the ytzI gene encoding YtzI protein: protein MSLTTLLIIAVIIVIVITIATIISVNRAYAFKHTIDERPKQNHQEEP from the coding sequence ATGAGTTTAACTACGCTCTTAATAATTGCAGTTATTATTGTTATTGTTATTACAATTGCGACGATTATTAGTGTCAACCGTGCTTATGCCTTTAAACATACAATCGATGAAAGGCCGAAGCAAAATCATCAAGAAGAGCCATAA
- the menD gene encoding 2-succinyl-5-enolpyruvyl-6-hydroxy-3-cyclohexene-1-carboxylic-acid synthase — MSERKILTDYVYQMVASLVQAGVENVVVSPGSRSTPLAYAVASTNQVKMYRQVDERSAAFFALGLAKATAKPVVLLCTSGTAAANYFPAIVEASYARVPLIVITADRPHELREVGAPQAINQPNLYGSHVKWSVDFPLADGADPTLPFIERHLARAVAIATSAPFGPVHINVPFREPLLIDFRSELPTATFKHSSMGQLIPTTADQQELSSILQSTKRGFVIIGELALGTDLAIVWEFVRQLKWPVIVESLSNMRASVPEDCLPYIVTTYDAIMKSDDFKALVQPDTVIRLGAQPVSKFIMQFITKSQPNAYVIIDEDPMFRDATGVSTHFIHANIDQWLTQLAITKTAIEETYLAEWQKANQLASMHIEQYSEVEKDEGAMVSRLLKMIPDGSDIFVSSSMPVRDIDTFLLATPKDLRIFANRGTNGIDGVVSTAMGFSQGNGRETFLLIGDLAFLHDINGLIASRYQQCNLTILVMNNDGGGIFSYLPQSTVEAHYEDLFGTPTALEFRDIANMYDMDYIRVETIAELSEKFSTSKKRPLRLIEIFTDRTENVTAHRELWKRINTELKA, encoded by the coding sequence ATGAGTGAACGGAAAATATTAACAGATTATGTTTATCAAATGGTCGCATCGCTAGTACAAGCGGGTGTTGAAAATGTGGTAGTCAGTCCAGGATCACGTTCAACACCACTTGCCTATGCTGTTGCATCTACAAATCAAGTAAAAATGTATCGTCAAGTAGATGAGCGCTCGGCTGCATTCTTTGCGTTAGGTCTAGCGAAGGCCACAGCTAAGCCTGTTGTTCTATTATGTACATCAGGTACAGCTGCAGCAAACTATTTTCCTGCAATTGTGGAGGCAAGCTATGCACGTGTTCCACTGATTGTCATAACAGCTGACCGTCCTCATGAATTACGAGAGGTCGGCGCACCACAGGCCATCAATCAGCCTAATTTATATGGTTCCCATGTAAAATGGAGTGTTGATTTTCCGTTAGCAGATGGTGCTGATCCAACATTACCTTTTATTGAGCGTCATCTTGCCCGTGCTGTAGCTATTGCAACGAGTGCGCCTTTTGGTCCAGTACATATCAATGTACCTTTCCGAGAGCCTTTATTAATTGATTTTCGAAGTGAACTACCAACAGCGACGTTCAAGCACAGCAGTATGGGACAGCTAATCCCAACAACTGCCGATCAACAGGAGCTCTCCTCTATTTTACAATCGACGAAGAGAGGCTTTGTTATTATAGGTGAGCTAGCTCTTGGCACGGATTTAGCCATCGTTTGGGAGTTTGTGCGTCAGCTAAAATGGCCAGTAATTGTTGAGAGTTTATCGAATATGCGGGCATCCGTACCAGAGGATTGCTTACCATATATTGTGACTACCTACGATGCCATTATGAAAAGTGATGACTTCAAAGCACTGGTGCAACCAGATACAGTTATACGCTTAGGGGCACAGCCTGTCTCGAAGTTTATCATGCAATTCATCACAAAATCACAGCCAAATGCCTATGTGATTATTGATGAAGACCCAATGTTTAGAGATGCTACGGGCGTTTCCACGCATTTTATTCATGCCAATATCGATCAGTGGCTGACTCAACTAGCTATTACGAAAACTGCTATTGAGGAGACTTACCTAGCTGAATGGCAAAAAGCGAATCAGCTTGCTTCTATGCATATCGAGCAATATTCAGAAGTAGAAAAAGATGAGGGAGCCATGGTCAGTCGTTTACTGAAAATGATTCCTGATGGTAGTGATATTTTCGTTAGCAGCAGTATGCCAGTGCGTGATATCGATACATTTTTACTAGCTACACCGAAGGATCTGCGTATTTTTGCAAATCGTGGTACAAATGGGATTGATGGCGTAGTGTCAACGGCAATGGGCTTCAGTCAAGGAAATGGCCGAGAAACCTTCTTACTAATTGGTGATTTAGCCTTTTTACATGATATCAATGGTCTCATTGCTTCAAGATATCAGCAATGTAACTTAACGATCCTTGTCATGAATAATGATGGTGGCGGTATTTTTTCTTATTTACCACAGTCAACAGTGGAAGCTCATTATGAGGACTTATTTGGCACACCAACTGCCCTTGAATTCCGTGATATTGCCAATATGTATGATATGGATTATATCCGTGTAGAAACGATTGCCGAGCTTTCCGAGAAATTTTCTACAAGCAAAAAACGTCCTTTACGTTTGATTGAAATATTTACTGATCGAACAGAGAATGTCACTGCCCATCGTGAGCTATGGAAACGTATTAATACGGAGTTAAAAGCATGA
- the yidD gene encoding membrane protein insertion efficiency factor YidD, protein MKYPFIWLIQFYRKFISPMTPPTCRFHPTCSSYGLEAFQKHGAIKGFILTITRVSKCHPFHPGGFDPVPEKWPSKKK, encoded by the coding sequence ATGAAATACCCCTTTATTTGGCTCATTCAGTTTTATCGAAAATTCATTTCACCGATGACGCCCCCTACTTGTCGTTTCCATCCTACATGCTCTTCTTATGGACTAGAAGCTTTTCAAAAGCATGGGGCAATAAAGGGCTTTATCTTAACTATTACCCGCGTATCCAAATGCCATCCGTTCCACCCTGGTGGCTTTGATCCTGTACCTGAAAAATGGCCTTCGAAAAAGAAATAA
- a CDS encoding metal ABC transporter solute-binding protein, Zn/Mn family, with translation MKKLYLVLLVAVLAVFTAACGDKSTTSQKTEEKDTLTVYTTVYPLSYFAQRIGGDYVDVSSIYPAGANEHTFEPTQKDMMNLADADIFFYIGLGLEGFVENAKKTLANEDVTMVATADNVSDEKLAVSTGHVHAEEEHEADGHDDHDHAATEEEHDHDGHGHDEHEHGDIDPHVWLSPTISQDLALAIKNTLVEKMPAQESTFNKNYEALVKELQDLDNNFKAMTNKAQNKTFFVSHAAFGYIAGQYGLTQVPIAGLNSQNEPSQKELTKIVDKANELHIHYILFEQNVSSKLAEVIQKEVGAESLVLHNLSVLTADDEKNNETYFTLMQKNIQTLEKALNDQ, from the coding sequence ATGAAAAAACTATATTTAGTGTTGCTCGTTGCCGTTCTTGCTGTATTTACTGCAGCATGCGGAGACAAATCGACGACTTCCCAAAAGACTGAGGAAAAGGATACGTTAACAGTCTATACAACTGTCTATCCTTTAAGCTATTTTGCTCAACGTATTGGAGGCGATTATGTTGACGTCTCTTCTATTTATCCAGCCGGTGCAAACGAACATACATTTGAGCCTACACAAAAAGATATGATGAACTTAGCAGATGCCGATATCTTTTTCTATATTGGCTTAGGACTAGAGGGTTTTGTGGAAAATGCTAAAAAAACATTAGCAAATGAAGATGTCACAATGGTGGCAACTGCTGATAATGTTTCAGATGAAAAGTTAGCTGTAAGCACAGGCCATGTTCATGCCGAAGAAGAACATGAAGCAGACGGACACGACGACCATGATCACGCAGCTACAGAGGAGGAGCACGATCATGATGGACACGGACATGACGAGCATGAGCATGGTGACATCGATCCACATGTTTGGCTATCTCCTACAATTAGTCAAGATTTAGCACTTGCTATTAAAAATACACTAGTTGAAAAAATGCCTGCTCAGGAATCGACTTTTAATAAAAATTACGAAGCATTAGTAAAAGAGCTACAAGATTTAGATAATAATTTTAAAGCGATGACAAACAAAGCACAAAACAAAACATTCTTTGTATCACATGCTGCATTTGGCTATATTGCAGGTCAATATGGCTTAACACAGGTGCCGATTGCCGGCTTAAATTCACAAAATGAGCCATCGCAAAAAGAATTAACAAAGATTGTAGATAAAGCAAATGAATTGCATATACACTATATTTTATTTGAACAAAACGTATCTTCTAAATTAGCAGAGGTTATTCAAAAAGAAGTTGGCGCAGAATCTCTTGTACTGCATAATTTAAGCGTGCTAACAGCTGATGATGAAAAAAATAATGAAACGTATTTCACATTGATGCAAAAAAATATTCAAACATTAGAAAAAGCTTTGAACGATCAATAA
- a CDS encoding o-succinylbenzoate--CoA ligase translates to MYPNWILQRAYLTPLRKALAYKNQSWTFQELNELSIKRARQLVGIGIQQGDRIAIMGPSKPELVMMMYACMHLQCEMVMLNRRLSPEELAYQLEDSEAVTVLIADEDIEKLPPETAHYLFSSIENGGEGELTIEKEWPLDQTTTIMYTSGTTGFPKGVRQTVGNHQASATASVLNIGLQPQDVWLCAVPLFHISGFSILVRSLLYGNQVYLYDQFDAEAISQNIIDGEVTHMSVVAVTLERILHTLEQRNMKASPHFKLMLAGGGPVPVDYLARAHSLNLAVAQTYGMTETSSQTATLASEDAMQKIGSAGKPLFFNQIKIADPNDKGEGEICIRGPHVTPGYIGRFAHKNATIDGWLHTGDIGCLDEDGYLYVIDRRADLIISGGENIYPAEIENVLLTHPAVKEAGVCGVDDEQWGQVPIAFLVLNEPVSVEQLQAFCLQKLAKYKMPKEIIFTDSLPRNGADKLLRRKLLQ, encoded by the coding sequence ATGTATCCAAATTGGATTTTACAGCGAGCATATTTAACACCGTTACGAAAGGCATTAGCTTATAAAAATCAAAGCTGGACTTTTCAGGAATTAAATGAATTATCTATAAAACGTGCTCGTCAACTAGTAGGGATCGGTATTCAGCAGGGTGATCGAATTGCAATTATGGGACCAAGTAAGCCTGAACTGGTCATGATGATGTATGCCTGCATGCATTTACAATGTGAAATGGTGATGCTTAATCGTAGACTATCGCCGGAAGAGCTGGCCTATCAACTAGAAGATTCAGAGGCAGTGACAGTGTTAATCGCAGATGAAGATATAGAGAAGTTGCCTCCTGAAACAGCCCATTACTTATTTTCATCGATTGAAAATGGGGGGGAAGGCGAGTTAACTATTGAAAAGGAATGGCCATTAGATCAAACAACTACTATTATGTATACATCAGGTACAACGGGCTTTCCAAAGGGAGTTCGCCAAACAGTTGGGAACCATCAGGCAAGCGCAACAGCCTCTGTTTTAAATATTGGACTGCAGCCTCAAGATGTTTGGCTTTGTGCAGTTCCTTTATTTCATATTAGTGGGTTTTCCATATTAGTACGTTCACTTTTATATGGTAATCAGGTCTATTTATATGATCAATTTGATGCAGAAGCGATATCACAAAACATTATAGACGGAGAAGTAACCCATATGTCGGTTGTCGCGGTGACGTTGGAACGAATCCTACATACGTTAGAGCAGCGCAATATGAAAGCTTCACCTCATTTTAAGCTAATGTTAGCTGGAGGAGGGCCGGTGCCTGTCGATTATTTAGCGAGAGCACATTCTCTAAATTTAGCCGTTGCGCAAACTTATGGGATGACAGAGACATCTTCACAAACGGCTACTTTGGCGAGTGAAGACGCCATGCAAAAAATCGGTTCTGCTGGCAAGCCTTTATTTTTTAATCAAATAAAAATTGCAGATCCTAATGATAAAGGTGAGGGGGAAATTTGTATTCGAGGTCCTCATGTCACACCTGGCTATATTGGCCGTTTTGCACATAAAAATGCCACGATTGATGGCTGGCTTCATACGGGAGATATCGGTTGTTTAGATGAAGATGGATACTTGTATGTGATTGATCGTAGGGCAGATTTAATTATTTCTGGGGGTGAGAATATTTATCCAGCAGAAATAGAAAATGTACTACTAACACATCCTGCGGTCAAAGAAGCGGGTGTATGTGGGGTAGATGATGAGCAATGGGGGCAGGTTCCCATTGCGTTCCTTGTGTTAAATGAGCCAGTGTCTGTTGAGCAACTACAGGCCTTTTGCTTACAAAAACTTGCTAAATATAAGATGCCTAAAGAAATTATATTTACAGACAGTCTACCGCGAAATGGAGCGGATAAATTGCTGAGAAGGAAGTTATTACAATAA
- a CDS encoding amidohydrolase family protein yields MTRYINGLVFNSETRSFDKQSFQVQGQYFEQSSRTTETEIDLDGYYITPGFIDSCSQIGLAEIGIRWEGDDSYEFDSHLQYSVVDGIYPFDAAFQKAVSHGVTASHIVPSPKSLIGAKTAIIHHTHTTVDEMVLIKDVAYSFSIGHQAKSTFFAEKKKPLTRMGIAKIVRETLQQIQQQEPRIKKIVIRAHKAVDIEFVGRLQHEFGTIFDFHIIHGTEVPLLKGESFNTVIAGPTFRYIEHNEMMALSPKLYRHLSNQHIPFVFCTDHPVSSTSHLTLEGCLAVREGMTRQDVLYALTTGAANFLGIAHKTGAICDGLLADFVIWDKHPLNLDAQVVATYIKGTKVYAREEGLTE; encoded by the coding sequence ATGACTCGATATATAAATGGACTTGTTTTTAACTCTGAGACTCGTAGCTTTGATAAACAGTCGTTTCAAGTACAGGGGCAATACTTCGAACAATCTTCTCGTACAACTGAAACAGAAATAGATTTAGATGGTTATTATATTACACCTGGCTTTATCGACAGTTGTTCACAAATTGGTTTAGCTGAAATAGGGATTCGCTGGGAGGGCGATGATAGTTATGAATTTGATTCCCATCTTCAATATTCTGTAGTTGATGGCATTTATCCATTTGATGCAGCATTCCAAAAGGCAGTCTCTCATGGAGTAACAGCATCGCACATTGTTCCCTCCCCTAAAAGCTTAATTGGTGCGAAAACAGCCATCATCCATCATACACATACAACGGTCGATGAAATGGTCCTGATAAAGGATGTTGCTTATTCCTTCTCCATCGGCCATCAGGCAAAAAGTACATTTTTTGCTGAAAAGAAAAAGCCATTAACTCGTATGGGAATTGCCAAAATAGTTAGGGAAACATTGCAACAAATTCAGCAGCAAGAGCCACGGATTAAAAAAATTGTTATTCGGGCCCATAAAGCAGTAGATATTGAATTTGTTGGACGACTTCAACATGAATTTGGCACTATTTTCGATTTTCATATTATTCATGGTACTGAAGTTCCTTTACTTAAGGGGGAATCCTTTAATACGGTCATTGCGGGACCAACATTTCGCTATATTGAGCATAATGAGATGATGGCACTATCGCCAAAACTTTACCGTCATCTGTCCAATCAACATATTCCATTTGTTTTTTGTACGGATCACCCTGTTAGTAGTACATCCCACCTAACTTTAGAAGGTTGCCTAGCCGTAAGAGAAGGAATGACACGCCAGGATGTTCTGTATGCATTAACAACAGGGGCTGCTAATTTTCTAGGTATAGCCCATAAAACAGGCGCTATTTGCGATGGACTTCTAGCTGATTTTGTCATATGGGATAAGCATCCATTAAATTTAGACGCCCAAGTTGTCGCTACTTATATTAAAGGGACAAAAGTTTATGCACGGGAAGAAGGGTTGACAGAATGA